The genomic segment AGATTTATCGGAACGCGTCGcatatgatgaaaaaaacaaccaagcaaaataaaagtcataccttacaaacacaaaacacttcAAATAAACAAGTACAACGTGCAAGCTCGAATTTTCTTATATTTAGACGACCTCTAAGTGCCCACCTACGTCATTGTATTAAAGACAACTTACTGACGCAGGCGTCAGTGACAACTTTGTTCCGGTCGTCACATTCCTCGCCGCCTTCGCGCTGCACGATGCCGTCGCCGCAGTAACCGTCGTCATCAGGCGGGTTCTCCATCGACTGGAACGCCGTCATCTGGAATGGTAAAGTCTTTTACAGAGTTTAAGAGATTTGAGCAACGAATGGAAAAGACGCTCGGCGATCATTTTTTGACCAAGAAACGATTGATCATGGAGGATGTTGTCGACCGGCGCGATACCTGAACTGGAAACCAGCCAACAGTGTCTTTGAAATAGAGAGACCTCTGATCTTTACGGAATGCAAAAGCGTTCTCTGTGTGGAGACGCTGCAGCTCCTCCTCGTTGCTCACTACAAAGATCTGAATGGAAAAGATGTGGGGAGAGCATATGAAACATTGTGCATGTACAGTAACCAAACATTTCACGTATGTCTCGTCTCATTTCCTAAATAGTAAACCTCGAGACCGCAAACACGCATGAAACTGTGATAACTCGGCTGTCAAAACAATCTCATGGAAATCTTGTTTTTATGACTGTCTtgttaaaaacatttacatgcaAAGTTAGTAGTATGTGAATTTATGAGAATAGAAGATCATCGTtgtaattggaatgagataTCTACAAATTGATATTCTGAGAAAGGTAGCAGATTACAGTCAAGTTTTCTGCAATAGATTTGAAATAAAGATGGGCATTTAATATTTGGGGAATTTCCCTTTGACCTTTATTTAACCAggttaaaaaaagtcattgagGTTTACAATCTCTTTTGCAAGACACAACCAATCTGTGGTGGGGATACATGTATGTGGTTCGTAGACACTTTTAAGTCGCCATAGGTTTTCTCATCAGCTCGTTCAGTATTTTATGAGGACACCCCACTTACATCGTCAGGTGCCACAGCCACAGTGACAATGCGCTGGTCATGCATGGCTCACTACATACTTttcccacacagaaatgcctCGCAATGGCGCCGGCTGTGGTCACACCCATAACGGCGCAAACCTgccttttttaaatacactgGCTTGCACGCCTCTGGTTTAACCCGCCTCTGCGCAGATTAAGACCACAAGCCTAGAGCCCCCTGACAGAACTCTTATCAATCAATTGATAGACAAGTCAATTAGCATATCCATTCCCACTCGAGAAATTAAAACATCCCATTTCTTCAATGCAAAAGGCGTATTTTCAACTCACCGCAGGTATTTTGAGATTTTGAGGCTTTCCTTTGGAGTGATCATTTTCTAATAGAGAACCACTGAGAGAGCTGCAGCTACACTGTCCAGGCTGCCCGGGGGGCCCGCGGGCACCTTTGTTTCCAACCATGTGAAGTCCTGAACATTGAGACAATAGAGAAAGGGATTATTTGTGAGTGACTTTGGACATTGGTTAACTATTGCAGAGCGTGTGACCAAGAAATGTAGCAGAAGCCTCCCTGCCCATTCCAGCCCCATGACGTCACGAGGCAAGCATTTTGCCTCACCTCAGGGGAGTAGATATCTCCTCACTAATTAAGACGAACGCTTACGCCAGTCTTTGCTGCTTTGTGCTGACTGGGCGCTTGGCTGCACCCGCTGCCACAGCGGAAAGCATGCCAGCGTCAGTTGCGGGGCCGCCTCTGACTGAGCATTGTGTCACTTTGCACTGATATGCAAAAAGCAGCTGAGGTCAAAGTCGTCACCTGTGACAGGAGGACCGGGAGGACCAGGAAGTCCGGGAGATCCCTGTGGACCTGCAGGTCCCCTGGGTCCGCCACTGCCTGACTCTCCTTTCGCTCCCTGCAACACAAGCCAAAAATACACAACGTGCTTCACACCGCTAACTTTCATGCATGCTTGCATAAACTATTCATAGAAGCCGTAACAAATAATGAACGCAACGGTAGCTATGCAATCTTTTGAAGTAGAGTGAAAAACAGAATCGTGCTAGTCATGGCCACATAAATCTCATGTTTTAATGGTCCATACCACTGATGGACCAGCCAGGACACATCTCATGTTGCACTAGCATTGATGCTAAACGTGACTGTGTGATAATCCCACCGACAGTAtattattgctgctctgacaaCTGTGTGGCAGTCAGAATGCAACGTATTTCATGTTTTGGAAAAAGTTTGATACTTGCATTGTTGCGATTATATTACAGGAGGTCTgaggttaggaaaaaaaaatcttaaaatgattatttttttcttttcgttacgtgtgtgtgtgtatatatatatatatatgagattaattcatccattcattcattcatcttccgtaccgcttgatcctcactagggtcgcggggggtgctggagcacatcccagccgtctccgggcaccccggggggaacatgcaaactccacacagggaggccggagctggaatcgaacccggtacctctgcactgtgaagccgacgtgctaaccactggactaccgggacgccCCTATATATGagattcttattttattttttttctggcacttCACCTGTTTGCCTCGCTTGCCTGGTCGACCAGTGGGTCCTCTGTTTCCTGAAACACCAGGTTCTCCTTTTGGACCCATTTCaccctgtccaaaaaaaaaaaaaacattacaccaAAATTAAcaataggtttaaaaaaaaagggttgtcTGAAAAACTTGCAGCTCACTTTCTGCCCCAGCATTCCGGGGAATCCCATTGCCCCCTGAAAATATAAGCAAGTAGATCAAATATGTCCAAATACATCAAGATTTACATCAAAAATCCTGACTATGTACCCACTTTGTCACCTTTGGAGCCACCCTTGCCATGTTCGCCTCGTGAACCCTGATGAAGCAAGCATAACATAGATGAGTTATTTTCAAAGCCTTCAACTGTAAATAATCACAATGACGGGGTTTACACACCTTTTCACCCTTATACCCAGGTAAACCCTAAAATACAGAAAGGCATTATTATATGCAAAAACAGTGGTTGAGatgtaatcgttaatttatggATTGCCTACCCTGGGTCCAATTGCTCCTCTCCCGCCGGGTAAACCCATTAGGCCGGTATCACCTTTCTCCCCCTAACcatagaaaaataataattaaaaaaaagagcttgaTTTAAATAAATAGGGTATAATAATGAATTGGTTGTTTGCGAAGAATGTAATTAATTGTGGATAAAAATCCTAATTTTGAGCAACTGAGACAAAATGGAATGGAGTTTTAGCCATTTTCTGGTGTAAACAAGACGTCAATAATTGGATTTTAAACTCTGATCATTCTACTCCTCTGGGCAGCATTATTTTAGTCAGTACAGAATTGGCATGGAAACCGCAGTTCGGAACATTCAGGGAGTTGCCCGtcacacaaaaatgtcatcGATCCATTTTTTCAGCACATGTCATTAGGGTACACCTTGGACGGGTCACCAGCCGATCA from the Hippocampus zosterae strain Florida chromosome 5, ASM2543408v3, whole genome shotgun sequence genome contains:
- the colq gene encoding acetylcholinesterase collagenic tail peptide isoform X2, with the translated sequence MSRSMSPRAHGLYLTLCFCYGLVHSSFLDSFNSFPAMLTPQEQQRRLNPCCLVSPPPPPLFPPPPSLWRRHIHESDSGSSSESKGSYCARGPPGPTGPPGPQGPPGLPGIGGSKGEKGEIGRPGQKGRTGPPGLPGKQGPVGWPGPSGPKGEKGDTGLMGLPGGRGAIGPRGLPGYKGEKGSRGEHGKGGSKGDKGAMGFPGMLGQKGEMGPKGEPGVSGNRGPTGRPGKRGKQGAKGESGSGGPRGPAGPQGSPGLPGPPGPPVTGLHMVGNKGARGPPGQPGQCSCSSLSGSLLENDHSKGKPQNLKIPAIFVVSNEEELQRLHTENAFAFRKDQRSLYFKDTVGWFPVQMTAFQSMENPPDDDGYCGDGIVQREGGEECDDRNKVVTDACVKCKHAFCGDGYRHEGAEECDGKDFGYQTCHSYLPGSYGRLKCTSYCVIDSTNCKYFT
- the colq gene encoding acetylcholinesterase collagenic tail peptide isoform X1, with translation MSRSMSPRAHGLYLTLCFCYGLVHSSFLDSFNSFPAMLTPQEQQRRLNPCCLVSPPPPPLFPPPPSLWRRHIHESDSGSSSESKGSYCARGPPGPTGPPGPQGPPGLPGIGGSKGEKGEIGRPGQKGRTGPPGLPGKQGPVGWPGPSGPKGEKGDTGLMGLPGGRGAIGPRGLPGYKGEKGSRGEHGKGGSKGDKGAMGFPGMLGQKGEMGPKGEPGVSGNRGPTGRPGKRGKQGAKGESGSGGPRGPAGPQGSPGLPGPPGPPVTGLHMVGNKGARGPPGQPGQCSCSSLSGSLLENDHSKGKPQNLKIPAIFVVSNEEELQRLHTENAFAFRKDQRSLYFKDTVGWFPVQTLPFQMTAFQSMENPPDDDGYCGDGIVQREGGEECDDRNKVVTDACVKCKHAFCGDGYRHEGAEECDGKDFGYQTCHSYLPGSYGRLKCTSYCVIDSTNCKYFT